Proteins encoded in a region of the Salmo salar unplaced genomic scaffold, Ssal_v3.1, whole genome shotgun sequence genome:
- the LOC123735237 gene encoding NACHT, LRR and PYD domains-containing protein 1 homolog isoform X3, giving the protein MFRHRTPKGSYECTVSGLRWLCERDVILKYHFRNWEPYNHLLKDMQYTQGGPLLDITMELGELEEVHLPHCVCLGTNPSLRNEMKILHVEEHGVSLEEVHEVTRFHAKILHPKFSLISVILRLLSLNIDVHCDVVLYMAVKRSTVISRLYLLLRNSSQKEAVQEREKDQVSKGFSEFVLSSPNGPLKLNSLFAFKNPHSTSINPEKIQLLPADTTPSCCQMIMRNTGVDIEMELIGEDERTVWKSVVSKDVYSKDSHPTSLILIGIPAEEFLQNHRAILIQGVKNPMPIADVLRSKGMIGDEEYSRIKAETTEQDRMRELLRSVLPKGPEVTGACLKALIEHEHHLVKYLSESST; this is encoded by the exons atgttcag ACACAGGACACCCAAAGGGAGTTATGAGTGCACAGTGTCTGGGCTCCgctggctgtgtgagagagatgtcatTCTGAAGTATCACTTCAGGAACTGGGAACCCTACAATCACCTTCTGAAAGACATGCAGTACACACAAGGTGGTCCATTGCTGGATATCACTATGGAGTTAGGTGAACTGGAGGAAGTTCATCTGCCACACTGTGTCTGTTTAG GGACCAACCCGTCCCTGAGGAATGAGATGAAGATTCTTCATGTAGAGGAACATGGAGTGTCTTTAGAGGAAGTGCATGAGGTTACCAGATTCCATGCTAAAATTCTCCATCCCAAGTTCTCACTTATCTCTGTTATACTGAGATTACTGTCTTTGAACATAGATGTCCACTGTGACGTGGTCCTCTATATGGCAGTAAAAAGGTCAACAGTCATTTCAAGGCTGTACCTGCTCCTCAGAAACTCCAGTCAGAAAGAG GCTGTTCAGGAACGGGAGAAAGATCAGGTGTCCAAAGGATTTTCAGAATTCGTCCTGTCAAGTCCAAACGGGCCCTTAAAGCTGAACAGTTTGTTTGCATTCAAGAATCCCCACTCCACTTCCATCAATCCAGAG AAGATTCAGCTGTtacctgcagacaccacaccaagcTGTTGTCAGATGATTATGAGAAACACAGGGGTTGACATTGAGATGGAATTAATCGGGGAAGATGAGAGGACAGTATGGAAATCAGTGGTATCAAAAG ATGTATACAGCAAAGACTCTCATCCAACAT CATTAATACTCATTGGGATTCCTGCTGAGGAGTTTCTTCAGAATCACAGGGCTATACTCATTCAGGGAGTCAAAAACCCAATGCCAATAGCAGATGTTCTGCGGTCAAAGGGCATGATTGGTGATGAAGAGTACTCCagaataaaagctgaaacaaCTGAACAGGACCGAATGAGAGAACTACTGAGATCAGTCCTCCCTAAAGGACCAGAAGTGACGGGAGCTTGTCTCAAAGCTCTCATTGAACATGAACACCATCTTGTTAAGTACTTGAGTGAATCTAG CACCTAA
- the LOC123735237 gene encoding NACHT, LRR and PYD domains-containing protein 1 homolog isoform X1, protein MLFSPALDSICVQETGPICITGMLVLVQDSTHWLQIEPLTSTVQGVTMFRHRTPKGSYECTVSGLRWLCERDVILKYHFRNWEPYNHLLKDMQYTQGGPLLDITMELGELEEVHLPHCVCLGTNPSLRNEMKILHVEEHGVSLEEVHEVTRFHAKILHPKFSLISVILRLLSLNIDVHCDVVLYMAVKRSTVISRLYLLLRNSSQKEAVQEREKDQVSKGFSEFVLSSPNGPLKLNSLFAFKNPHSTSINPEKIQLLPADTTPSCCQMIMRNTGVDIEMELIGEDERTVWKSVVSKDVYSKDSHPTSLILIGIPAEEFLQNHRAILIQGVKNPMPIADVLRSKGMIGDEEYSRIKAETTEQDRMRELLRSVLPKGPEVTGACLKALIEHEHHLVKYLSESST, encoded by the exons atgctttttagtccagcactagactcaatctgtgtccaggaaacaggcCCCATATGTATTACTGGCATGCTTGTCCTTgttcaggactccacacactggctTCAGATTGAACCCTTGACTTCCACTGTCCAGGGAGTGACAatgttcag ACACAGGACACCCAAAGGGAGTTATGAGTGCACAGTGTCTGGGCTCCgctggctgtgtgagagagatgtcatTCTGAAGTATCACTTCAGGAACTGGGAACCCTACAATCACCTTCTGAAAGACATGCAGTACACACAAGGTGGTCCATTGCTGGATATCACTATGGAGTTAGGTGAACTGGAGGAAGTTCATCTGCCACACTGTGTCTGTTTAG GGACCAACCCGTCCCTGAGGAATGAGATGAAGATTCTTCATGTAGAGGAACATGGAGTGTCTTTAGAGGAAGTGCATGAGGTTACCAGATTCCATGCTAAAATTCTCCATCCCAAGTTCTCACTTATCTCTGTTATACTGAGATTACTGTCTTTGAACATAGATGTCCACTGTGACGTGGTCCTCTATATGGCAGTAAAAAGGTCAACAGTCATTTCAAGGCTGTACCTGCTCCTCAGAAACTCCAGTCAGAAAGAG GCTGTTCAGGAACGGGAGAAAGATCAGGTGTCCAAAGGATTTTCAGAATTCGTCCTGTCAAGTCCAAACGGGCCCTTAAAGCTGAACAGTTTGTTTGCATTCAAGAATCCCCACTCCACTTCCATCAATCCAGAG AAGATTCAGCTGTtacctgcagacaccacaccaagcTGTTGTCAGATGATTATGAGAAACACAGGGGTTGACATTGAGATGGAATTAATCGGGGAAGATGAGAGGACAGTATGGAAATCAGTGGTATCAAAAG ATGTATACAGCAAAGACTCTCATCCAACAT CATTAATACTCATTGGGATTCCTGCTGAGGAGTTTCTTCAGAATCACAGGGCTATACTCATTCAGGGAGTCAAAAACCCAATGCCAATAGCAGATGTTCTGCGGTCAAAGGGCATGATTGGTGATGAAGAGTACTCCagaataaaagctgaaacaaCTGAACAGGACCGAATGAGAGAACTACTGAGATCAGTCCTCCCTAAAGGACCAGAAGTGACGGGAGCTTGTCTCAAAGCTCTCATTGAACATGAACACCATCTTGTTAAGTACTTGAGTGAATCTAG CACCTAA
- the LOC123735237 gene encoding NACHT, LRR and PYD domains-containing protein 1 homolog isoform X2, translated as MLFSPALDSICVQETGPICITGMLVLVQDSTHWLQIEPLTSTVQGVTMFRHRTPKGSYECTVSGLRWLCERDVILKYHFRNWEPYNHLLKDMQYTQGGPLLDITMELGELEEVHLPHCVCLGTNPSLRNEMKILHVEEHGVSLEEVHEVTRFHAKILHPKFSLISVILRLLSLNIDVHCDVVLYMAVKRSTVISRLYLLLRNSSQKEAVQEREKDQVSKGFSEFVLSSPNGPLKLNSLFAFKNPHSTSINPEKIQLLPADTTPSCCQMIMRNTGVDIEMELIGEDERTVWKSVVSKDVYSKDSHPTSLILIGIPAEEFLQNHRAILIQGVKNPMPIADVLRSKGMIGDEEYSRIKAETTEQDRMRELLRSVLPKGPEVTGAW; from the exons atgctttttagtccagcactagactcaatctgtgtccaggaaacaggcCCCATATGTATTACTGGCATGCTTGTCCTTgttcaggactccacacactggctTCAGATTGAACCCTTGACTTCCACTGTCCAGGGAGTGACAatgttcag ACACAGGACACCCAAAGGGAGTTATGAGTGCACAGTGTCTGGGCTCCgctggctgtgtgagagagatgtcatTCTGAAGTATCACTTCAGGAACTGGGAACCCTACAATCACCTTCTGAAAGACATGCAGTACACACAAGGTGGTCCATTGCTGGATATCACTATGGAGTTAGGTGAACTGGAGGAAGTTCATCTGCCACACTGTGTCTGTTTAG GGACCAACCCGTCCCTGAGGAATGAGATGAAGATTCTTCATGTAGAGGAACATGGAGTGTCTTTAGAGGAAGTGCATGAGGTTACCAGATTCCATGCTAAAATTCTCCATCCCAAGTTCTCACTTATCTCTGTTATACTGAGATTACTGTCTTTGAACATAGATGTCCACTGTGACGTGGTCCTCTATATGGCAGTAAAAAGGTCAACAGTCATTTCAAGGCTGTACCTGCTCCTCAGAAACTCCAGTCAGAAAGAG GCTGTTCAGGAACGGGAGAAAGATCAGGTGTCCAAAGGATTTTCAGAATTCGTCCTGTCAAGTCCAAACGGGCCCTTAAAGCTGAACAGTTTGTTTGCATTCAAGAATCCCCACTCCACTTCCATCAATCCAGAG AAGATTCAGCTGTtacctgcagacaccacaccaagcTGTTGTCAGATGATTATGAGAAACACAGGGGTTGACATTGAGATGGAATTAATCGGGGAAGATGAGAGGACAGTATGGAAATCAGTGGTATCAAAAG ATGTATACAGCAAAGACTCTCATCCAACAT CATTAATACTCATTGGGATTCCTGCTGAGGAGTTTCTTCAGAATCACAGGGCTATACTCATTCAGGGAGTCAAAAACCCAATGCCAATAGCAGATGTTCTGCGGTCAAAGGGCATGATTGGTGATGAAGAGTACTCCagaataaaagctgaaacaaCTGAACAGGACCGAATGAGAGAACTACTGAGATCAGTCCTCCCTAAAGGACCAGAAGTGACGGGAGCTTG GTGA
- the LOC123735237 gene encoding NACHT, LRR and PYD domains-containing protein 1 homolog isoform X4, with product MLFSPALDSICVQETGPICITGMLVLVQDSTHWLQIEPLTSTVQGVTMFRHRTPKGSYECTVSGLRWLCERDVILKYHFRNWEPYNHLLKDMQYTQGGPLLDITMELGELEEVHLPHCVCLGTNPSLRNEMKILHVEEHGVSLEEVHEVTRFHAKILHPKFSLISVILRLLSLNIDVHCDVVLYMAVKRSTVISRLYLLLRNSSQKEAVQEREKDQVSKGFSEFVLSSPNGPLKLNSLFAFKNPHSTSINPEKIQLLPADTTPSCCQMIMRNTGVDIEMELIGEDERTVWKSVVSKDVYSKDSHPTSPNLKMLRPVS from the exons atgctttttagtccagcactagactcaatctgtgtccaggaaacaggcCCCATATGTATTACTGGCATGCTTGTCCTTgttcaggactccacacactggctTCAGATTGAACCCTTGACTTCCACTGTCCAGGGAGTGACAatgttcag ACACAGGACACCCAAAGGGAGTTATGAGTGCACAGTGTCTGGGCTCCgctggctgtgtgagagagatgtcatTCTGAAGTATCACTTCAGGAACTGGGAACCCTACAATCACCTTCTGAAAGACATGCAGTACACACAAGGTGGTCCATTGCTGGATATCACTATGGAGTTAGGTGAACTGGAGGAAGTTCATCTGCCACACTGTGTCTGTTTAG GGACCAACCCGTCCCTGAGGAATGAGATGAAGATTCTTCATGTAGAGGAACATGGAGTGTCTTTAGAGGAAGTGCATGAGGTTACCAGATTCCATGCTAAAATTCTCCATCCCAAGTTCTCACTTATCTCTGTTATACTGAGATTACTGTCTTTGAACATAGATGTCCACTGTGACGTGGTCCTCTATATGGCAGTAAAAAGGTCAACAGTCATTTCAAGGCTGTACCTGCTCCTCAGAAACTCCAGTCAGAAAGAG GCTGTTCAGGAACGGGAGAAAGATCAGGTGTCCAAAGGATTTTCAGAATTCGTCCTGTCAAGTCCAAACGGGCCCTTAAAGCTGAACAGTTTGTTTGCATTCAAGAATCCCCACTCCACTTCCATCAATCCAGAG AAGATTCAGCTGTtacctgcagacaccacaccaagcTGTTGTCAGATGATTATGAGAAACACAGGGGTTGACATTGAGATGGAATTAATCGGGGAAGATGAGAGGACAGTATGGAAATCAGTGGTATCAAAAG ATGTATACAGCAAAGACTCTCATCCAACAT CACCTAATCTGAAGATGCTGAGGCCTGTCTCCTAG